A single Cyclopterus lumpus isolate fCycLum1 chromosome 1, fCycLum1.pri, whole genome shotgun sequence DNA region contains:
- the LOC117738582 gene encoding vascular cell adhesion protein 1-like isoform X2 — translation MMFFCSTFLVVFMMNFLRDFRVSSCDATCADKPVFTPSRLVVKFGDPTAASCSVCERCIDNIFNLESPVGLTSINGTTMFWTIERLTEWLTSPICYYNTDTDVQCCTILPITVYQPPDNVSVSFVDHTGPMFEGKQYTLQCTVEEVAPVENLTVTFYRGQTALGQLQSKNNNPKPVTETFSLNITLSKEDNGVQYWCEAKLELGPYGPQLPPVETSQTITATVFYKPQLEGSLHPEPITVLEGEPLQLNCSALGNPGPSYTWTLPSGSPSTSSSSVLIINSATFADEGKYTCSVSNDVGTATVELNVEVRANNKGILIGVVTAALIAILILLIGLFYCYKSK, via the exons ATGATGTTTTTCTGTTCCACATTTCTGGTGGTTTTTATGATGAACTTTCTGCGGGACTTCCGTGTCTCCAGTTGTG ATGCAACCTGTGCAGATAAACCAGTATTCACTCCGTCCAGACTGGTGGTGAAGTTTGGTGACCCGACCGCCgccagctgctctgtgtgtgagcGTTGCATCgacaacatatttaatttggAAAGCCCTGTTGGACTCACCTCGATCAACGGAACCACGATGTTCTGGACTATCGAGAGGCTGACCGAGTGGCTGACATCTCCTATATGCTATTATAATACTGATACTGACGTCCAGTGTTGCACCATTCTGCCTATTACTGTCTACC agcctccagataATGTGTCCGTCAGCTTTGTGGACCACACTGGGCCGATGTTTGAGGGTAAGCAGTACACTCTGCAGTGTACAGTGGAGGAAGTGGCTCCTGTTGAAAACCTCACGGTGACCTTCTACAGAGGTCAGACAGCACTGGGTCAACTGCAGTCCAAGAACAACAACCCGAAACCAGTGACTGAGACCTTCTCTTTAAACATCACCCTGAGTAAAGAAGACAATGGAGTCCAGTACTGGTGTGAAGCAAAGCTAGAACTGGGACCCTACGGACCACAGCTCCCTCCAGTGGAGACGTCACAAACCATCACCGCCACTGTGTTCT ATAAACCTCAGCTAGAGGGCTCACTGCATCCAGAGCCCATCACCGTCCTGGAGGGAGAGCCTCTGCAGCTGAACTGCTCGGCCCTTGGAAACCCCGGGCCCTCGTACACCTGGACGCTCCCGTCGGGAagcccctccacctccagcagcaGTGTCCTCATCATCAACTCTGCAACTTTTGCGGATGAGGGGAAGTACACCTGCTCCGTCAGCAACGACGTCGGGACCGCCACCGTGGAGCTGAACGTGGAGGTTCGAG caaacaacaaggGAATCCTGATTGGCGTGGTCACCGCTGCTCTGATCGCCATCTTGATCCTCCTGATTGGATTATTCTATTGCTACAAATCCAAATGA
- the LOC117738582 gene encoding vascular cell adhesion protein 1-like isoform X1, whose protein sequence is MMFFCSTFLVVFMMNFLRDFRVSSCDATCADKPVFTPSRLVVKFGDPTAASCSVCERCIDNIFNLESPVGLTSINGTTMFWTIERLTEWLTSPICYYNTDTDVQCCTILPITVYQPPDNVSVSFVDHTGPMFEGKQYTLQCTVEEVAPVENLTVTFYRGQTALGQLQSKNNNPKPVTETFSLNITLSKEDNGVQYWCEAKLELGPYGPQLPPVETSQTITATVFYKPQLEGSLHPEPITVLEGEPLQLNCSALGNPGPSYTWTLPSGSPSTSSSSVLIINSATFADEGKYTCSVSNDVGTATVELNVEVRAANNKGILIGVVTAALIAILILLIGLFYCYKSK, encoded by the exons ATGATGTTTTTCTGTTCCACATTTCTGGTGGTTTTTATGATGAACTTTCTGCGGGACTTCCGTGTCTCCAGTTGTG ATGCAACCTGTGCAGATAAACCAGTATTCACTCCGTCCAGACTGGTGGTGAAGTTTGGTGACCCGACCGCCgccagctgctctgtgtgtgagcGTTGCATCgacaacatatttaatttggAAAGCCCTGTTGGACTCACCTCGATCAACGGAACCACGATGTTCTGGACTATCGAGAGGCTGACCGAGTGGCTGACATCTCCTATATGCTATTATAATACTGATACTGACGTCCAGTGTTGCACCATTCTGCCTATTACTGTCTACC agcctccagataATGTGTCCGTCAGCTTTGTGGACCACACTGGGCCGATGTTTGAGGGTAAGCAGTACACTCTGCAGTGTACAGTGGAGGAAGTGGCTCCTGTTGAAAACCTCACGGTGACCTTCTACAGAGGTCAGACAGCACTGGGTCAACTGCAGTCCAAGAACAACAACCCGAAACCAGTGACTGAGACCTTCTCTTTAAACATCACCCTGAGTAAAGAAGACAATGGAGTCCAGTACTGGTGTGAAGCAAAGCTAGAACTGGGACCCTACGGACCACAGCTCCCTCCAGTGGAGACGTCACAAACCATCACCGCCACTGTGTTCT ATAAACCTCAGCTAGAGGGCTCACTGCATCCAGAGCCCATCACCGTCCTGGAGGGAGAGCCTCTGCAGCTGAACTGCTCGGCCCTTGGAAACCCCGGGCCCTCGTACACCTGGACGCTCCCGTCGGGAagcccctccacctccagcagcaGTGTCCTCATCATCAACTCTGCAACTTTTGCGGATGAGGGGAAGTACACCTGCTCCGTCAGCAACGACGTCGGGACCGCCACCGTGGAGCTGAACGTGGAGGTTCGAG cagcaaacaacaaggGAATCCTGATTGGCGTGGTCACCGCTGCTCTGATCGCCATCTTGATCCTCCTGATTGGATTATTCTATTGCTACAAATCCAAATGA